The genome window ATATGAATACGGGTATCCAGCGAAGCTCATCCACCCCGTACGGAGCCTGGACTACCACAACGCCGCGAAACGCATGGAAAAAAAAGGCCAAAAAAAATATCGTGGCGATCCTGGCAGCTCATAATATTCCTTACGCAGCCACTGCAAGCATAGCCTTTCCTGGGGATATGATGACAAAGGTGGAAAAAGCCAAAAAAATCAAAGGAACCCGATTTCTGCATGTTTTCGCCAGTTGCCCCGCAGGCTGGCAGATCCCTTCGGAAATATCTATTAAAACAGCGCGTCAGGCTGTTCAAACCAGAATTTTTCCTTTGTATGAAGTGTTTGACGGAGTCTCCTGGATAATAAACCGGATGCCTGATAAAATCCCGGTAGATGAATACTTCAAATCCCAGGGACGATTTAAGCACCTCGCAGAGGAAGATCTCCGTGTAATCCAGAATATGGTGGACGACAACTGGAAACTGCTGACGCAAAAAGCTGATATTGCCGACTCGGTAGTATAATAACAAATGCCGGCGTCTTTCACTGAGGCGTCAAAGTAGTTAACACTTTCCCCATGTTAGAAGCGGTATTTTCACCGCAGGGGACGCAGAAAGCACAAGGGAACTGCTTAATTTTTAATGTAATATCTCAGCGAACTCTGCGTTCTCCGCGGTGAAATCCAGTTTTTTATACAAAGTAAATGTAAACTGCAAGGCGCCCAAATGCTTGCCTCAATATTAGATAATGATTTCTACAAGTTCACAATGCAAAATGCTATTGTGAAACTTTTCCCGCGCGCCAAGGTACGATATAATTTTATTAATAGAGGAAAAAACAGATTCCCCGATGGTTTTGATAAATATCTGCAGGAAAACATCAACAAGCTGACGGAGCTGAAACTCACCTCTTCAGAACTATTTTTTTTAAAAGAAAAATGTTCATATCTTGATCCTACTTATATAGATTTTCTCCAAGGTTACAGGTTCGACAGTAACGAAGTAAAGATAGCTTTAAAAGATGGAACTTTAGAAGTAACAATTGCGGGATACTGGTATCGTACTATCCTCTGGGAAGTTCCTTTGCTGGCAATAATTTCTGAGTTATTTTTCAGGTTGACCGGCAGAAAGACATACTCTCAAAAAGATATATTGCTAATTGCCCAAAAAAAGGCTTTAAAATATAATCAACTTGGAGTTAAAATAGCCGAGTTCGGCACCAGACGAAGATATTCATACAAAAATCAGGATATTGTTGTAAATGTACTATCACAATACGGATCTTCCTCATTTATAGGCACAAGCAATGTTCATTTTGCTATGAAATACAGTCTCATTCCTATTGGAACTCACGCCCATGAATGGTTTATGTTTCATGGAGCAAAATACGGTTATAAAATGGCAAACAGATTGGCCATGGAGCATTGGGTCGATATTTATCGGGGGAATCTTGGAATAGCATTATCAGATACTTATACTTCAAAAATTTTTTTCAAGGATTTTGATATAAAATTTGCCAAACTTTTTGACGGCGTGCGGCACGATTCAGGTGATCCGATCGAATTTGCAAACAGGACAATAGCGCATTATAAAAAATTTAATATAAATCCGAATTCAAAAACGATAATTTTTTCTGATGGATTAAATCCGGATAAAGTAGAGGAAATTGCTGATTTTTGCCGCAACAAAATTAATATTTCTTTTGGAATCGGCACTGATTTTACAAATGATGTCGGAGTTGAGCCATTAAATATCGTCATAAAGATGGTTGAGGCAAAACCTGAATGTCATGAGTGGACACCAACAGTTAAATTGTCTGATACCGTTGAAAAATATATCGGCGGACGCAGACCTATTCAATTATGCAAGGACATTTTGAATATAAGATCCTTAGAAGATAATCAATCAAAAGAGGTTACAAAATGTTAGTTAAAAACTGGATGGGTACAGAGATAAGATCAATCAACGCCGATGAGACCATAGAGCGTGCTGCGAAGCTTCACAAGGATAACAATACCGGAGTGCTGCTCGTATTTGATAACAGCAAACTGGTGGGAATTGTGGCCGACAAGGATTTTGCCAAAGCATCGGTCTCCGAATTCCTCACCATGGATAAAAGAGAAGTTCAACATCTTCTTTCTACGATTAAAGTTAGACAGATAATGTCACATCATCCATTGACGGTTACTCGTGAGCATACGATGGATGAGACTGCCGAAATCCTCTTGAAACACAAGGTATCCGCAGCTCCGGTATTAGATGATGACGGAAAAGTAGTGGGAATTATCAACCGCAACGATATCCTGCAGTTCCTGAAGTCGGTCACAGGAGGAGATCAAATAGGCTACCAGCTTAACTTCAGTGTGCCGGATAAAGCTAATTGTATCACCGAAATTATCAATATAATAAAAGATTATACTGGAAGGATCTGGAATATAGTATGTTCCTACCATGGAGTCTCATATGGTTTTCGCAGAGTATCCATACGTGTTTATAATGTAGATCCCGATAATATACTAGAACTGTTGAAGCGTGTGAAGGAGAAGACGCCTGAACTCTATGTTATAGATTATATTCAAAACACTAGAGGCGTCTTTAAAGATTGAAAAACAAAGATTTAATAATTTTTGTTTGCACCTATGAATTCCTATCAGAAAGAACAATCAGAGGCCATTTCCATGGTCTGGAGACATCTTATTGCTTTGGATACAGCAGCAATAGATGGTCTTAAAAATATGATTGCGGATTATCTACTATTTCGTAATAAAGTAAGCGAATTTCTTTCTGAACATTTCAGTGCCATATGCAATAGAAAATGTTATGAAAGCAAGCTAAGCGCATGTTGCTCCCGAGAAGGGATAATAACTTTTTTCGGAGATGTGGTCGTTAATCTTATTGAATCACAAGATTATGAAATAATATCCCTTCTTGCGGCACTTGAACAACCCAACATGGGCTTCAAATGTATATACCTTGGAAAGAATGGATGTATGTGGCGTGTAAAACCGATTGTATGCGAGATGTTCTTATGTAAAACTGCCAAACAGGAAGTATTCAATGCCAATCCCCGTCCGGGTGAAATGTGGGATGAATTCAAAAGATGGGAAAAACTGTATAAATGGCCTGACAGGCCGGTGCTTTTCGATGATCTTGAAACTTATTTTATCAATGCTGGTTTTTCATCAACATTAATGTACCTGCACAATAATCCCGGCCTTTTGAATGTTAAGCGAAAGGCTCAAATTTTAAAAAAACATGAGTAAGTTTATTGTAGGAGTTATGGGTCCTGGTGACAGGGCCCGGACAGAGGATATTGCCGCTGCCTACAAATTGGGGCGCCTTATCGCCAAAGAAGAATGGGCGTTGCTTAGCGGAGGAAGAAATGCAGGGGTTATGGATGCGGCAAGCAGGGGAGCCAAGGAGGTCGGCGGTCTTACTATAGGCATAATGCCGGCACTCGATAAGGAATCAGTATCCCCTTCTGTTGAGATCCCCATTTTTACAGGTATGGGGAGCGCGAGAAACAGCATTAATGTTCTAACGAGTGATGTGGTGATTGCATGCGGTATGGGTATAGGCA of Desulfosarcina sp. BuS5 contains these proteins:
- a CDS encoding CBS and ACT domain-containing protein; this encodes MLVKNWMGTEIRSINADETIERAAKLHKDNNTGVLLVFDNSKLVGIVADKDFAKASVSEFLTMDKREVQHLLSTIKVRQIMSHHPLTVTREHTMDETAEILLKHKVSAAPVLDDDGKVVGIINRNDILQFLKSVTGGDQIGYQLNFSVPDKANCITEIINIIKDYTGRIWNIVCSYHGVSYGFRRVSIRVYNVDPDNILELLKRVKEKTPELYVIDYIQNTRGVFKD
- a CDS encoding 3-methyl-2-oxobutanoate dehydrogenase subunit beta, which codes for MKLNVAENEFLHSGHTACPGCGAAIAMRFFLRALGNKTMMVIPACCWSIIAGAYPQSSLQVPLIHAAFETGASVATGVRAALDMKGDTETTVVAWAGDGGTFDIGFQALSGAVERNENIIYVCYDNEAYMNTGIQRSSSTPYGAWTTTTPRNAWKKKAKKNIVAILAAHNIPYAATASIAFPGDMMTKVEKAKKIKGTRFLHVFASCPAGWQIPSEISIKTARQAVQTRIFPLYEVFDGVSWIINRMPDKIPVDEYFKSQGRFKHLAEEDLRVIQNMVDDNWKLLTQKADIADSVV
- the pncB gene encoding nicotinate phosphoribosyltransferase, whose amino-acid sequence is MLASILDNDFYKFTMQNAIVKLFPRAKVRYNFINRGKNRFPDGFDKYLQENINKLTELKLTSSELFFLKEKCSYLDPTYIDFLQGYRFDSNEVKIALKDGTLEVTIAGYWYRTILWEVPLLAIISELFFRLTGRKTYSQKDILLIAQKKALKYNQLGVKIAEFGTRRRYSYKNQDIVVNVLSQYGSSSFIGTSNVHFAMKYSLIPIGTHAHEWFMFHGAKYGYKMANRLAMEHWVDIYRGNLGIALSDTYTSKIFFKDFDIKFAKLFDGVRHDSGDPIEFANRTIAHYKKFNINPNSKTIIFSDGLNPDKVEEIADFCRNKINISFGIGTDFTNDVGVEPLNIVIKMVEAKPECHEWTPTVKLSDTVEKYIGGRRPIQLCKDILNIRSLEDNQSKEVTKC
- a CDS encoding TIGR00725 family protein, with translation MSKFIVGVMGPGDRARTEDIAAAYKLGRLIAKEEWALLSGGRNAGVMDAASRGAKEVGGLTIGIMPALDKESVSPSVEIPIFTGMGSARNSINVLTSDVVIACGMGIGTASEVALAFKAGKHVVLLNSTVESKKFFKSLGYDALYFADTPKETIRIIKELKK